A DNA window from Drosophila sechellia strain sech25 chromosome X, ASM438219v1, whole genome shotgun sequence contains the following coding sequences:
- the LOC6615944 gene encoding uncharacterized protein LOC6615944 — protein sequence MSGSDIAGIELTSGPTGLKSRILVRNLPICTRQELAYLCLPFGEILGSLVDNDHGFIQFARESEAKLAIEALDHTTFKSKVILVSSASFRSLMAISLGHAPPAPMMIEWSDEDDVDEDDDDSESDDEDGHVYTQMHYADFL from the coding sequence ATGTCTGGAAGTGATATTGCGGGAATTGAACTCACCAGTGGACCGACCGGTCTGAAGAGCAGGATCCTTGTGAGAAACCTACCGATTTGCACCCGCCAGGAGCTGGCTTACCTCTGCTTGCCCTTCGGCGAAATCCTTGGCTCGCTGGTCGACAATGACCATGGGTTTATCCAGTTTGCTAGGGAGAGCGAGGCCAAGCTCGCCATAGAGGCGCTCGACCATACTACCTTCAAATCGAAGGTTATCCTTGTTTCGAGCGCCAGCTTTCGTTCACTCATGGCCATTTCCTTAGGCCATGCTCCCCCGGCGCCGATGATGATCGAGTGGTCTGATGAGGATGACGTCGATGAGGACGATGATGACTCGGAAAGCGATGACGAAGATGGCCATGTCTACACGCAAATGCATTATGCAGATTTTCTATGA